One Oryza sativa Japonica Group chromosome 8, ASM3414082v1 DNA window includes the following coding sequences:
- the LOC107277810 gene encoding uncharacterized protein yields the protein MAAPPRARGRRPLAARATAILHAALRRVSCRVAATAAAAAPPPQGRRLTALHALLGALWVASALYIANAAARCARLGGASLLSDDRCRVSLEYAPAIVLASLLARSVLRRREAKEELGGGGDGGGDALSKKLSSSVEAPHRPQLDEETELQMLLVFVFTPSLGLTLFGSVLTLLPPPDPALVPLGSIMANVGLLGVSITLCILGIPYSMLRLRKALSVKAGGIGMV from the exons ATGGCGGCGCCACcccgcgcccgcggccgccgccccctcgccgccAGGGCCACCGCCATCCTCCACGCGGCGCTCCGGCGGGTGTCCTGCAGGGTCGCCGccacggctgcggcggcggcgcctcctccgcAGGGCCGCCGCCTCACGGCGCTCCACGCCCTCCTCGGCGCGCTCTGGGTGGCCAGCGCCCTCTACAtcgccaacgccgccgcgcgctgcgcACGCCTGGGTGGCGCCTCCCTGCTGAGCGACGACCGGTGCCGCGTCTCCCTGGAGTACGCGCCCGCCATCGTCCTCGCCTCCCTGCTCGCGCGGAGCGTCCTACGCCGCCGCGAGGCCAAGGAGGAG cttggcggcggcggagacggtggcggcgatgcCCTCTCCAAGAAGCTCTCGTCATCCGTGGAGGCGCCGCACCGCCCGCAGCTTGACGAGGAGACTGAGTTGCAGATGCTCTTAGTGTTCGTCTTTACACCCTCTCTCGGGCTCACCCTGTTCGGCTCGGTTCTGACGCTGTTGCCGCCTCCCGATCCTGCCTTGGTGCCGCTCGGTTCCATCATGGCCAATGTTGGGTTGCTGGGCGTCTCCATTACGCTGTGCATACTTGGCATCCCGTACTCGATGCTTAGGCTGAGGAAGGCGCTCAGCGTGAAGGCCGGAGGCATCGGGATGGTGTAA